From a single Stackebrandtia endophytica genomic region:
- the mraZ gene encoding division/cell wall cluster transcriptional repressor MraZ, whose amino-acid sequence MFLGTHTPKLDEKGRLILPAKFRDELAGGLVITKGQERCLYVFPMPEFSRIADELHKAPMTNKAARAYNRVFFASAHDEIPDKQGRVTIPAHLRQYAKLDRDLVVIGASTRVEIWDAESWQSYLTDSEEAFADIEEGELPAGL is encoded by the coding sequence ATGTTCCTCGGTACGCACACTCCCAAGCTTGACGAAAAGGGACGGTTGATCCTTCCGGCGAAGTTTCGCGACGAACTGGCAGGTGGCTTGGTGATCACGAAGGGACAGGAACGGTGTCTCTACGTGTTTCCCATGCCTGAATTCAGCCGGATTGCCGATGAGCTTCACAAGGCACCGATGACCAACAAGGCGGCGCGCGCGTACAACCGGGTGTTCTTCGCCAGTGCACACGATGAGATTCCCGACAAGCAGGGGCGAGTGACGATACCGGCGCATTTGCGTCAGTACGCCAAATTGGATCGGGATCTGGTCGTGATTGGAGCGAGTACGCGAGTTGAGATTTGGGATGCCGAGTCGTGGCAGTCCTACCTCACCGACAGCGAAGAGGCCTTCGCCGACATCGAGGAGGGGGAGCTACCGGCCGGCTTGTAA
- the rsmH gene encoding 16S rRNA (cytosine(1402)-N(4))-methyltransferase RsmH, translating into MTQYGVPSEAHIPVFRDRVCELLAPALSHDGAICVDATLGAGGHSEALLSQHPQLTVLGVDRDTDALDLASKRLDRFGDRFVPVHAVYDQVEQVLADRDIPAIDGILFDLGVSSMQLDVADRGFAYAQDAPLDMRMDQTTGRTAEEIVNEYDERELSRILKIYGEERFASRIAKAIVKQRKTSPISSSGQLVDLVRNAVPAAARRRGGNPAKRTFQALRIEVNAELEVLRRAIPAALDALASGGRIVVLSYHSLEDRIVKRELAARTTSSAPPGLPIDIPGTGPTMRLISKGAQPPSEAEIAANPRAASAKLRAAEVLPTDTDHNDAPRTVQDRRSLGEDAS; encoded by the coding sequence ATGACGCAGTACGGTGTGCCGAGCGAGGCTCACATTCCGGTTTTTCGTGACCGGGTGTGTGAGTTGTTGGCGCCCGCGTTGTCCCACGACGGGGCGATCTGCGTCGATGCCACCCTGGGGGCTGGCGGTCATTCCGAAGCGCTGTTGTCGCAGCATCCACAGTTGACTGTCCTCGGTGTCGACCGTGACACCGACGCCCTCGACCTGGCCTCCAAGCGGTTGGATCGGTTCGGTGATCGGTTTGTCCCGGTGCACGCCGTCTACGACCAGGTGGAACAGGTCCTCGCCGACCGGGACATCCCGGCGATCGACGGCATCCTGTTCGATCTGGGGGTCTCGTCGATGCAACTGGACGTCGCCGATCGCGGATTCGCATACGCGCAGGACGCGCCGCTCGACATGCGCATGGACCAGACCACCGGTCGCACCGCCGAGGAGATCGTCAACGAGTACGACGAACGCGAGCTGTCGCGAATCCTGAAGATCTACGGCGAGGAACGTTTCGCCTCCCGTATCGCCAAGGCGATCGTCAAGCAGCGTAAGACGAGCCCGATCAGTTCCAGCGGACAGTTGGTGGATCTGGTACGCAACGCGGTTCCGGCGGCGGCCAGACGGCGCGGCGGCAACCCCGCCAAGCGGACCTTCCAGGCACTGCGCATCGAGGTCAACGCCGAACTCGAGGTGCTGCGTCGGGCGATACCGGCCGCGTTGGACGCGCTGGCGTCGGGTGGACGCATCGTGGTGCTGTCCTACCACTCGCTGGAGGACCGCATCGTCAAACGAGAGTTGGCAGCCAGGACCACCTCGTCGGCGCCCCCCGGGTTGCCGATCGACATACCCGGAACGGGTCCCACGATGCGACTGATCTCCAAGGGCGCGCAACCGCCCAGTGAAGCCGAGATCGCCGCCAATCCCCGGGCCGCGTCCGCGAAACTGCGGGCGGCCGAAGTACTACCGACCGATACGGATCATAACGACGCACCACGCACAGTCCAGGATCGACGTTCTCTTGGGGAGGATGCATCATGA